A genomic stretch from Juglans microcarpa x Juglans regia isolate MS1-56 chromosome 3S, Jm3101_v1.0, whole genome shotgun sequence includes:
- the LOC121257479 gene encoding monosaccharide-sensing protein 2-like: MSGAVLVAVAAAFGNLLQGWDNATIAGAVLYIKREFKLESEPTVEGLIVAMSLIGATLITTCSGALADWLGRRPLLITSSVLYFVSGLVMFWSPNVYVLLFARLLDGFGIGLSVTIVPVYISETAPPEIRGSLNTLPQFAGSGGMFMSYCMVFGMSLMKSPSWRLMLGILSVPSIVYIVLTVLFLPESPRWLVSKGRMLEAKQVLQRLSGREDVSGDMALLVEGLGVGGETSLEEYIIGPDNELTDNQDPSGEDQIKLYAPEDGLSWIARPVTGQSTLELVSRHGSMASRSGLVDPLVTLFGSVHEKLPETGSMRSMLFPNFGSMFSVGGNQHRQEEWDEESLAREGEEYASDADANDSDDNLQSPLISRQTTSLDKDLGPPPHGSLSSMRHGSLVQGNTGEPVGSMGIGGGWQLAWKWSEREGKDGKKEGGFKRIYLHQEGVTGSQRGSLVSIPGGEAPTDGEFIHAAALVSQPALYSTELMHQQPIGPAMVHPSETAAKGPSWSDLFEPGVKHALVVGVGIQLLQQFSGINGVLYYTPQILEQAGVGVLLSNVGISSASASLLISGLTTLLMLPCIAVAMRLMDVSGRRSLLLSTIPILILSLLVLVVGSVVDMGSVVNASISTVSVVLYFCFFVMGFGPIPNILCAEIFPTRVRGLCIAICALTFWIGDIIVTYTLPVMLKSVGLAGVFGMYAVVCLISWVFVFMKVPETKGMPLEVISEFFSLGSKQAAVNKNN; this comes from the exons ATGAGTGGAGCTGTGCTTGTGGCTGTTGCTGCTGCGTTTGGTAACTTATTGCAAGGATGGGATAATGCGACAATCGCAG GGGCTGTTTTATACATAAAGAGGGAATTCAAATTAGAGAGTGAACCCACTGTTGAAGGGCTAATTGTGGCGATGTCACTTATTGGAGCCACTTTGATTACAACATGCTCTGGAGCCCTAGCAGACTGGCTGGGACGCCGTCCTCTTCTGATAACCTCATCTGTCCTTTATTTTGTTAGTGGTCTTGTAATGTTTTGGTCTCCCAATGTTTATGTCCTATTATTTGCTAGGCTTTTAGATGGATTTGGAATTGGTCTGTCTGTTACTATAGTTCCGGTTTATATATCTGAGACAGCGCCACCGGAAATAAGGGGATCGCTGAATACCCTTCCCCAGTTCGCTGGTTCCGGGGGAATGTTTATGTCGTATTGCATGGTGTTTGGGATGTCGCTGATGAAATCACCGAGCTGGAGGTTGATGCTGGGGATTCTTTCCGTTCCTTCCATTGTTTATATTGTATTGACCGTATTATTCTTGCCCGAGTCTCCACGTTGGCTTGTTAGTAAAGGGCGGATGCTAGAGGCCAAGCAGGTTTTGCAGAGGCTGAGTGGCAGAGAAGATGTCTCTG GTGATATGGCTTTACTGGTTGAGGGTCTTGGAGTTGGAGGTGAAACATCTTTAGAGGAATACATAATTGGCCCAGACAATGAGCTCACAGATAACCAGGATCCATCTGGTGaagatcaaattaaattatatgccCCTGAAGATGGTCTCTCCTGGATTGCCAGACCTGTCACTGGGCAGAGTACTCTTGAGCTTGTATCCCGGCATGGAAGCATGGCAAGTCGGAGTGGGCTAGTAGATCCTCTTGTCACCCTCTTTGGCAGTGTCCATGAGAAGCTCCCTGAAACTGGAAGCATGCGAAGCATGCTTTTTCCAAACTTTGGCAGTATGTTCAGTGTGGGAGGAAATCAACATAGACAAGAAGAGTGGGATGAGGAAAGTCTTGCCAGAGAGGGTGAGGAGTATGCATCTGATGCTGATGCCAATGATTCCGACGATAATTTGCAGAGTCCATTGATCTCCCGTCAGACAACGAGCCTGGACAAGGACTTGGGCCCACCCCCCCATGGCAGCCTGTCAAGCATGAGGCATGGCAGTCTCGTGCAAGGAAACACTGGGGAACCAGTCGGTAGCATGGGAATTGGTGGCGGCTGGCAGCTGGCATGGAAATGGTCtgagagagaagggaaagatGGCAAGAAGGAAGGAggttttaaaagaatttatttgCACCAAGAGGGTGTAACTGGATCTCAGCGTGGGTCTCTAGTTTCTATTCCTGGTGGTGAAGCACCAACAGACGGTGAGTTTATCCATGCTGCTGCTTTAGTGAGTCAACCTGCTCTTTATTCCACTGAGCTTATGCATCAGCAGCCAATTGGACCAGCTATGGTTCATCCATCAGAAACTGCTGCAAAAGGACCAAGTTGGAGTGATCTCTTTGAACCAGGAGTGAAACACGCACTGGTTGTTGGCGTGGGAATTCAACTACTTCAGCAG TTCTCAGGAATAAATGGGGTTCTCTACTACACACCTCAAATTCTTGAGCAGGCAGGCGTTGGAGTTCTTCTTTCCAACGTAGGCATTAGTTCAGCTTCTGCATCTCTGCTTATTAGTGGACTGACCACTTTGTTGATGCTTCCTTGTATAGCTGTTGCCATGAGGCTCATGGATGTATCGGGCAGGAg GAGTTTGCTGCTCAGCACAATCCCTATCTTGATATTATCTCTCCTAGTCCTAGTCGTTGGAAGTGTCGTGGATATGGGCAGTGTCGTGAATGCATCAATCTCAACTGTTAGTGTTGTGCTTTACTTCTGTTTCTTTGTCATGGGGTTTGGGCCAATCCCCAACATACTCTGTGCAGAGATCTTCCCCACCCGAGTTCGTGGCCTCTGCATTGCCATATGTGCACTCACATTTTGGATAGGTGACATCATTGTCACCTACACACTCCCGGTGATGCTCAAATCCGTTGGTCTTGCCGGTGTTTTTGGCATGTATGCAGTTGTTTGCCTCATATCATGGGTGTTTGTTTTCATGAAAGTCCCAGAGACCAAGGGCATGCCCCTTGAAGTGATTTCCGAATTCTTCTCTCTGGGTTCAAAGCAGGCTGCAGTTAACAAGAACAACTGA
- the LOC121257480 gene encoding homoserine kinase yields MAICYQPPLNTISVRTSTTFSSTPKPPSLRCNLSLPFTTQIREPEPLLASVKAFAPATVANLGPGFDFLGCAVDGLGDFVSLSVDPNVHPGQISISHVSGDSSSRLSKNPNWNCAGIAAIEVMKMLGIRSVGLSLSLEKGLPLGSGLGSSAASAAAAAVAVNEIFGGKLGPEELVLAGLKSEERVSGYHADNVAPAIMGGFVLIRNYEPLELMRLSFPAEKDLFFVLVSPEFEAPTKKMRAALPVEIGMAHHVWNCSQAGALVASILQGDLVGLGKALSADKIVEPRRAPLIPGMEAVKKAAIEAGAFGCTISGAGPTAVAVINSEEKGEEIGESMVEAFWKEGNLKAVKAVKRLDRVGARLVS; encoded by the coding sequence ATGGCCATTTGCTACCAGCCTCCGTTGAATACCATAAGCGTTCGAACCTCAACTACTTTCTCCTCCACTCCCAAACCCCCGTCTTTGCGCTGCAACCTCTCTCTTCCCTTCACAACCCAAATACGCGAACCTGAACCATTATTGGCCTCCGTCAAGGCCTTCGCACCGGCTACCGTGGCCAACCTCGGCCCCGGATTCGACTTTCTCGGTTGTGCCGTGGACGGCCTCGGTGACTTCGTGTCACTCTCCGTCGACCCCAACGTCCACCCAGGACAGATATCCATTTCACACGTCTCTGGCGACTCCTCCTCCAGGCTCAGCAAGAACCCCAACTGGAATTGCGCTGGCATCGCTGCCATCGAGGTCATGAAGATGCTCGGCATCCGATCGGTCGGCCTATCGCTCTCCCTCGAGAAAGGGCTCCCCTTGGGGAGCGGTCTCGGCTCCAGCGCCGCCAGTGCTGCCGCCGCCGCCGTGGCCGTCAACGAGATCTTCGGTGGGAAACTGGGGCCTGAGGAGCTCGTCCTTGCCGGGTTGAAGTCGGAAGAGAGAGTCTCAGGTTACCACGCCGATAACGTGGCCCCGGCGATCATGGGTGGCTTCGTTCTGATCCGCAACTATGAGCCTCTGGAGTTGATGAGACTCAGCTTTCCTGCCGAGAAGGATCTCTTCTTTGTGCTCGTGAGCCCGGAATTCGAGGCACCCACCAAGAAAATGCGGGCGGCTTTGCCTGTTGAGATCGGGATGGCGCACCACGTTTGGAACTGTAGCCAGGCCGGGGCGCTGGTTGCATCTATCTTGCAGGGGGACCTGGTGGGATTGGGGAAGGCCTTGTCAGCGGATAAGATCGTGGAGCCGAGGAGGGCGCCTTTGATTCCCGGAATGGAAGCCGTGAAGAAGGCGGCCATTGAGGCCGGGGCTTTTGGCTGTACGATTAGTGGGGCGGGGCCGACGGCGGTGGCGGTGATAAATAGTGAGGAGAAGGGGGAGGAGATTGGGGAGAGCATGGTGGAGGCGTTCTGGAAAGAGGGGAATTTGAAGGCGGTGAAGGCAGTGAAGAGGCTTGACAGGGTTGGTGCCAGGCTTGTTTCATGA